A segment of the Gossypium hirsutum isolate 1008001.06 chromosome D10, Gossypium_hirsutum_v2.1, whole genome shotgun sequence genome:
CAACCCACAAATATacaattatttggcataagcttttttttttgtttctttctttttataacaGAAAGCTCCTTGTAAAATGACAGGGGAAACTATGGTCTTTTCTCTAAGGGGCCGGAGGTGAAATCCGAGGTCAAATCCATGTACAGTAACATGTAGGTTCTTTGTTTTTTGTTGTTGCAATCGAGGTTGTAATTGTAAAGCATATTTAGACTCTCATTTGATACCTTACTTGTTACGGTACTTGAAATAAGCTACATTTTTTCCCTGGctcttgttttattttctttagaagagaatttctttttattttttattatgttaaaGGTGTATGCCATGTTCGTTAATGGGATTCGCCTTTGCTGCTACTTTACGAGTATAAAATATTTGGTTAGTTGGGGGCATTGCAATGGGAATTGCATTTCTATATCTCAtgatctaattattttttaattaaattaatttatctttGAAGGTCTTTGAgtaacttttaatttaatattatgaaaaatatatgtgccTTTTAATTGAATTACCAACGCAATTGGTAATTTACtaaaaacataatatttatattttacttttaaaaatgttataatgtttacatccttaccatttcatattttataaatttattacataattattttatatatttataatcagCACTCTCGCATTTATGTATTGCATCTAGAAAATTATCGGATCTGGACATCTGGGTTAAAGCCGACTGCCTTAATGAACAACTACAACActgcaaaaaattaaaaataaaaaataaaaaatcctgcACTCAATTCAATAATCTGTAGAGTATGTTATGTTTGAAAGGCATGGTTGCATAAACCAAGTTATGTCACTTGAAACAAACCAAAACCAGGCCAACAACGGTACAATTGAATGTGATCATAGTAGTACCATAACAATTCAACCACACCATTCATTCAAAGTTCAAACATAACAATACCAAATCACCTGGACAAATAAGGTAGAAAATAAATCGACACAAATTTGCCTAGAACAACCCTTAAATTTGTAGGGGTTTGGATGAAGTGGAAGAAGAAATACCAGGGTGAGATTGGGGATCTGGGTTAGGGTTGAGAGGGGCTTGGAGATCATCGTCGGGGTCGTAATCAGGGTTAAGAGATCGGTCAATGGCTTCACGCCCTTTCTCCAGGCAAGGCTTGCAAGCGATCTCGATTGCTATCCATCCCAATATCACTCCCGCTATGGCTATCACCGCGCTTGTTATTGCTGCCATCAGCTCCTTCCTCTTAATTCTTTCTCTCTGGGAATGAATTTTCAGAGAATCGCGTTAGGTTCCTTTGATAGAAATCCTTCCTACAAAATCCTACTGTTATGATTTTGAGTCTTGGGCCCAATCACTTCTTCATATCACATTTTGGGCCTTTACCCATCAAATTCGAAATATGTGCACATATGATTACATGTATATCATCCATGGATAGCATCGTCAGAATGTACGACTTTTAACATGTTAAAATTTATTCTGTATGTTTCATGCCCACGACTGAATTGATATGATAAAAACTTAAGAATTTagggattaatttaaaatatgaacattTGGTACAATTAAccttgtttattatttattgttttcttaaatattaaaagTATTCATTAGATTTCATGTCGATAATTGACTTAATTGTGGTTGCAAATGGGAATGGGAATTAGATTAATATTTGAACAACCTTgatttcttataaatttttaattgagatTTAAACAATCCAGTCCTTCACAAAATCCCCCATTTTCTTTCACTAGCAAAGTGGGATTATGCCACCTAATAACGTGCCTTCCACGTTGAAATTCAACAAAACAAAAGATACGtattccattattttatttttcttaaaagagATGGGGGTGAACCTTCACCATCAAACTCTCCACCTCAATATTTTCAATTAACTCCTcatttattttatctcatttcaaaTGAGTACGTGAATGTTAAtgttaaatataagtatgtaGTATACATATATTCTTATTCttttttaatacataaattattaCTACGAAACAAGATTCTGTCCAAGCATAAACTAAAAACAATGGCCATGATTTTCATTACAGGAAGTGTTAGAAAAAGAAAGGCAGGATtgattgttttttaaataaataaaaaatcccaACATCATCGTGCTTTTTGTTAGCAATGTAGCAGACAGAATCAGATTTGTTACTTACTTGAGAATCTGCCATTCTTGTCCCCCCTTAATATAAGCCCTTGCTTAAGGTTCTTTTAACAATTGAATTTGCATCAATGCTTTGCTTAACATGCAAGTTAATGATTTTCCCTAAGTTTCCAATGTTCTCTTACCACTGTAATTGTGCTTATAGCCATTGATGATATGGACTTAATATTCCATACAAGAATCGAGTGAGTACATGACCGGAAAAACATATCGAAATGCATACTACTTCTGCAACTACAATTTATTGAATGAACTGATAGACAATATGTGATATAAGCTAAGCAAACAGAACCTGAGAAGTTGAGGGTGTCAAGTCAGAAAGTTTTGGACCATCGATAACTTGCCATTCGACACTGAATCTCCACTTATTCTCAGAACTCCCTGTTTCATTCCGTTTCGAGATATAGCCCATGGCAACATGAAGGTAGCGACCGATGACATATATTATGTTATCGTATGCATTGACAGCAAATGGTTTGCATATCTGTTCTGGTAATGGGGACCTTGTGTTGTTTCCCAGGAATCATTGTCTGGATAATAACTTTGAGTTTCATTCTTTCGTGTTCAGAAACCACGAATAAGTGGCCATAAACCACTACGCTCGAGCCAGTCCAGCCTTCTCTCAATCCTAGAGCCATATTCTCCCAAGTATTAGTTATTGGATCGTAAACTCGACCCCTTGGAGAGACGAAGAATGGCCATAACCAGCCTTCTGTCACTAGAAGCTTTCCATTGAATACTGCAGAATCATAAGATGCCATATTGGTCCCCATGCTGGCTACTGGATGCCAATTCCCAATTGCGGGATCCATAACCTCGGCCGAGTCGAGCTCGAAAAGATCAGCACTGTTTCCACCAGCTACATATATCATCCCATTAATCGCTCCGCTTGCAAAAAACGATCTAGCAGTATTCATCTTTTTCATCACAGTCCAATTGTTTTTCTGAATCTCATACTTGAAGACCAAGTCAAGAGGGGAATCGACATCGGAGGCCATCATCCCCCACAAGCAAAGAGTGCGCCCTCACTGGGAAACGAAACACAGCTAATACCATGGGGACAAATATTGTCTTTGCACGGCATCGTAGGGATGCTATGCCAAGAAAAATTGGTTAAATCAAGAACCTGCCATTCAATTTCACCAGTGCATTTTTGGAAGGCAAGCACAAACAGCCAAGGGTCTTTGAAACCTAGTTCCTTCCTTGAAGTGAAAAATCGTTCTTTATTACCAAGCAGAAAGTGCCATCGCTTGCATACGGCTTTACAAGCGGTATGGCACTCGACCGGAAGCCGAAGGAGACAATTAAGGGCAACATCATCAGGAAGGCCTGGAATAAGGGGTTCCCTTGAAGATACAACTCAAACTGAAACCCTTTGCCTAACCTCATCTTTTGGTATTAAAATCAACCCCTTTGCCTCTCCCAAAACAAACAATCTAAAACCCTTTTAACACTACAGAAAGAACCTTGTTTCAGCAAGAAATTCCTAGTTTTTATGAATTGAACAACTTAAACATCCAAATCCCAGTCAAAACTTCAAAGAATCTATTCCAAGTTACAGAAAATTTTAACCCTTTCTATTAATATACACCACTATGATGCCAAGGCAGGGAGAAAGATAACAAAGCTTTATAtccagagagaaaaaaaaagaaaaagaaaaagaaagaaaagtcaatAACCCATATGATAGTATCTTTGAATATAACCTAAAACAATCTAAAGTTTTGCTCCTACCAATAAGAAACCCAAAAAcccataaaaaaagaaagaaaccctGCCACTATGGCCTACAGAGATGACATAATTCAGAAAAGAGACTAAAACCCAGAAAATACTTTATcctatatataacatataaatataactTTGCAAACAAAAGCAGATTGcataaataagaagaaaagagatgAGAAGAAAAGAACTGATATGTGGAGACTTACAAAAATgggattttctttttcttgaataCTTGCTATATCAAATAAACAGTATAGCCATCTATTTGTGAGATTTTAAGCTTGTTTACCCTGCCCCCCTCCCCCTATCCCCCAAGGGACTCTTCAATATTGGAAATAAGGAAGAAAGGATATGGACTGTATATGATTCTGATTTATcagatatattaatt
Coding sequences within it:
- the LOC121222322 gene encoding outer envelope membrane protein 7 isoform X2, which gives rise to MAAITSAVIAIAGVILGWIAIEIACKPCLEKGREAIDRSLNPDYDPDDDLQAPLNPNPDPQSHPVL
- the LOC121222322 gene encoding outer envelope membrane protein 7 isoform X1; translated protein: MAAITSAVIAIAGVILGWIAIEIACKPCLEKGREAIDRSLNPDYDPDDDLQAPLNPNPDPQSHPGITHN
- the LOC107913797 gene encoding LOW QUALITY PROTEIN: F-box/kelch-repeat protein At1g30090 (The sequence of the model RefSeq protein was modified relative to this genomic sequence to represent the inferred CDS: inserted 2 bases in 2 codons; deleted 2 bases in 1 codon): MADFSFARFLLKIHRHCRFCYTETRQKFKLYQKSFRLFARQIGAAERDIVGLDVVEGLGEKGRETSYRLVVWCCEGRSYWGQEEQATAWDLAFSLTVESEKRGRGRRRRRRRSNSGLELRELVSSREPLIPGLPDDVALNCLLRLPVECHTACKAVCKRWHFLLGNKERFFTSRKELGFKDPWLFVLAFQKCTGEIEWQVLDLTNFSWHSIPTMPCKDNICPHGISCVSFPSEGALFACGGMASDVDSPLDLVFKYEIQKNNWTVMKKMNTARSFFASGAINGMIYVAGGNSADLFELDSAEVMDPAIGNWHPVASMGTNMASYDSAVFNGKLLVTEGWLWPFFVSPRGRVYDPITNTWENMALGLREGWTGSSVVVYGHLFVVSEHERMKLKXYYPDNDSWETTQGPXLPEQICKPFAVNAYDNIIYVIGRYLHVAMGYISKRNETGSSENKWRFSVEWQVIDGPKLSDLTPSTSQVLFA